A portion of the Pararge aegeria chromosome 10, ilParAegt1.1, whole genome shotgun sequence genome contains these proteins:
- the LOC120626846 gene encoding uncharacterized protein LOC120626846 isoform X2, which translates to MVIGNTTVSKGRGAGRTAKSTRNNLIVIDAPLELSGKTYRYPGPAAANKKERKTRLSKGHHKRHGRGQKFTKPVPNSRLYRPTPPRTSPPLLQPRGNWPAPEPTKGSLDTASKAALRLLQQRHLRPPSLSPLRNLPLPIRTPSVTNAVKARRLVVTLPAAESGDAPRYQPASEHFRHRVRPSLGSGASTPPAVRRRHASPAGRAGVMAATNKNSTSPDCSDGNDASSAPSEFLAEFLSAIMRHQYAEALKYCQLILQYEPHNSTARGFYPLLQHKVNAHANTHRKAQKKEETSSESEETSPRSRRGALSDAHGQQKTADVDVETEGSPDGSDSGEEEMEQGADGSGSACSSLELDSEPSPATPSPRTPHTPHTPRRSDRADTTDPNDTTDPTDPSDSASWRWESGGERSERDDNGNHPAQPHNHTNNQGGVDDKDVENDNAMLPSNSHLKSDSLSSLQRLRAQFTCSIK; encoded by the exons ACGTGGGGCTGGCAGAACTGCCAAGTCAACTCGGAACAATTTAATCGTGATAGACGCGCCTCTTGAGCTATCCGGCAAAACTTACCG ATATCCGGGACCGGCAGCTGCAAACAAAAAAGAGAGAAAGACCCGCTTGAGTAAAGGCCACCACAAACGACACGGGCGCGGGCAGAAGTTCACTAAACCTGTGCCGAACTCACGGCTGTACAGACCGACGCCTCCGCGAACCTCGCCACCTTTACTCCAGCCAAGAGGAAACTGGCCGGCTCCAGAACCAACTAAAGGGAGTTTAGACACAGCGTCAAAAGCGGCGCTACGTTTGCTGCAACAGCGTCATCTGCGTCCGCCATCTTTATCGCCGTTGCGTAACTTACCGTTGCCGATAAGGACACCATCAGTCACCAATGCAGTAAAAGCTCGGCGTCTTGTAGTGACATTACCAGCAGCTGAGTCAGGTGACGCGCCGCGGTACCAGCCAGCCAGTGAACACTTCCGCCACCGGGTCAGACCTTCGCTGGGTTCGGGTGCGTCCACGCCGCCAGCTGTTCGTCGTAGACACGCATCCCCCGCCGGCCGCGCAGGCGTAATGGCCGCCACCAACAAAAACTCCACCAGCCCCGACTGCTCGGATGGAAATGACGCCTCCTCAGCTCCGAGCGAGTTTTTAGCAGAG TTTCTGTCAGCGATAATGCGTCATCAGTATGCGGAGGCGCTGAAGTACTGCCAGCTCATTCTGCAGTACGAGCCGCACAACTCCACCGCGCGTGGCTTCTACCCGCTGCTGCAGCACAAAGTGAACGCGCACGCCAATACACACCGCAAAGCTCAGAAGAAAG AGGAGACGAGTTCTGAGAGCGAGGAGACTAGCCCCAGATCCAGGCGAGGCGCCTTGTCCGACGCGCACGGCCAACAG AAAACCGCCGACGTTGACGTCGAAACCGAAGGCTCGCCAGATGGCTCGGACTCTGGAGAGGAGGAGATGGAGCAAGGGGCGGACGGGTCAGGATCAGCTTGTTCCTCCCTCGAACTCGACTCCGAGCCTTCGCCTGCGACCCCCTCCCCCCGTACGCCGCACACCCCACACACTCCGCGGCGCTCGGACCGAGCTGATACCACCGACCCAAACGACACTACTGACCCTACGGATCCTTCTGACA GCGCATCGTGGCGCTGGGAGAGCGGCGGCGAGCGGTCAGAGCGCGACGACAACGGCAACCACCCCGCGCAGCCGCACAACCACACAAACAACCAAG GTGGTGTAGACGACAAGGATGTGGAAAATGATAACGCAATGCTGCCCTCGAATTCTCATCTCAAG AGTGATTCGCTGTCATCTCTGCAGCGATTGCGTGCTCAGTTCACTTGCTCTATCAAGTGA
- the LOC120626846 gene encoding flocculation protein FLO11 isoform X1, whose product MVIGNTTVSKGRGAGRTAKSTRNNLIVIDAPLELSGKTYRPRSSSIEPDDVIDLGAPGRYRDRFKRRTAGHRTSPPPRLPALYTPNPRLYPGPAAANKKERKTRLSKGHHKRHGRGQKFTKPVPNSRLYRPTPPRTSPPLLQPRGNWPAPEPTKGSLDTASKAALRLLQQRHLRPPSLSPLRNLPLPIRTPSVTNAVKARRLVVTLPAAESGDAPRYQPASEHFRHRVRPSLGSGASTPPAVRRRHASPAGRAGVMAATNKNSTSPDCSDGNDASSAPSEFLAEFLSAIMRHQYAEALKYCQLILQYEPHNSTARGFYPLLQHKVNAHANTHRKAQKKEETSSESEETSPRSRRGALSDAHGQQKTADVDVETEGSPDGSDSGEEEMEQGADGSGSACSSLELDSEPSPATPSPRTPHTPHTPRRSDRADTTDPNDTTDPTDPSDSASWRWESGGERSERDDNGNHPAQPHNHTNNQGGVDDKDVENDNAMLPSNSHLKSDSLSSLQRLRAQFTCSIK is encoded by the exons ACGTGGGGCTGGCAGAACTGCCAAGTCAACTCGGAACAATTTAATCGTGATAGACGCGCCTCTTGAGCTATCCGGCAAAACTTACCG GCCGCGTTCGTCGTCTATTGAGCCGGATGACGTCATAGACCTGGGCGCGCCGGGCCGTTACCGTGACAGGTTCAAAAGAAGAACCGCGGGACACCGCACGTCCCCACCACCTCGTTTGCCTGCACTTTACACACCTAATCCACGACT ATATCCGGGACCGGCAGCTGCAAACAAAAAAGAGAGAAAGACCCGCTTGAGTAAAGGCCACCACAAACGACACGGGCGCGGGCAGAAGTTCACTAAACCTGTGCCGAACTCACGGCTGTACAGACCGACGCCTCCGCGAACCTCGCCACCTTTACTCCAGCCAAGAGGAAACTGGCCGGCTCCAGAACCAACTAAAGGGAGTTTAGACACAGCGTCAAAAGCGGCGCTACGTTTGCTGCAACAGCGTCATCTGCGTCCGCCATCTTTATCGCCGTTGCGTAACTTACCGTTGCCGATAAGGACACCATCAGTCACCAATGCAGTAAAAGCTCGGCGTCTTGTAGTGACATTACCAGCAGCTGAGTCAGGTGACGCGCCGCGGTACCAGCCAGCCAGTGAACACTTCCGCCACCGGGTCAGACCTTCGCTGGGTTCGGGTGCGTCCACGCCGCCAGCTGTTCGTCGTAGACACGCATCCCCCGCCGGCCGCGCAGGCGTAATGGCCGCCACCAACAAAAACTCCACCAGCCCCGACTGCTCGGATGGAAATGACGCCTCCTCAGCTCCGAGCGAGTTTTTAGCAGAG TTTCTGTCAGCGATAATGCGTCATCAGTATGCGGAGGCGCTGAAGTACTGCCAGCTCATTCTGCAGTACGAGCCGCACAACTCCACCGCGCGTGGCTTCTACCCGCTGCTGCAGCACAAAGTGAACGCGCACGCCAATACACACCGCAAAGCTCAGAAGAAAG AGGAGACGAGTTCTGAGAGCGAGGAGACTAGCCCCAGATCCAGGCGAGGCGCCTTGTCCGACGCGCACGGCCAACAG AAAACCGCCGACGTTGACGTCGAAACCGAAGGCTCGCCAGATGGCTCGGACTCTGGAGAGGAGGAGATGGAGCAAGGGGCGGACGGGTCAGGATCAGCTTGTTCCTCCCTCGAACTCGACTCCGAGCCTTCGCCTGCGACCCCCTCCCCCCGTACGCCGCACACCCCACACACTCCGCGGCGCTCGGACCGAGCTGATACCACCGACCCAAACGACACTACTGACCCTACGGATCCTTCTGACA GCGCATCGTGGCGCTGGGAGAGCGGCGGCGAGCGGTCAGAGCGCGACGACAACGGCAACCACCCCGCGCAGCCGCACAACCACACAAACAACCAAG GTGGTGTAGACGACAAGGATGTGGAAAATGATAACGCAATGCTGCCCTCGAATTCTCATCTCAAG AGTGATTCGCTGTCATCTCTGCAGCGATTGCGTGCTCAGTTCACTTGCTCTATCAAGTGA